The proteins below come from a single Campylobacter sp. CCUG 57310 genomic window:
- a CDS encoding HDOD domain-containing protein — MIEEFKKRIKTLPPLPKSFQKILDICNDDNAGVSELAKAIESDPMMVAQILKTANSPLYGFNRQIKTTAQAVSLFGKSMTKSLVMGSTVQGMLKVSVEPYGISPEQFVNISNLQSVIAKAWFKRIAPQKADDLFLCALLQDTGKILISDEVIRRDEVMYFKDDIAMSFDIGAVEMNNFNTTSILITADIFDHWGFEPSIIENIRHSNDPKNAPDEYKQTAWALYIIRTLANPKHQLSEIATQTSLNLAKENGFDEEILKEVISEIQDKM; from the coding sequence ATGATAGAAGAATTTAAAAAAAGGATCAAAACCCTCCCTCCGCTTCCAAAGAGCTTTCAAAAAATTTTAGATATTTGCAATGACGATAATGCAGGTGTAAGTGAGCTTGCAAAGGCTATTGAAAGCGATCCTATGATGGTTGCTCAAATTTTAAAAACGGCAAATTCTCCGCTTTACGGCTTTAATAGACAAATTAAAACTACGGCTCAAGCCGTTAGTCTGTTTGGCAAAAGCATGACTAAATCTTTGGTTATGGGTTCTACCGTGCAAGGTATGCTAAAAGTAAGCGTTGAGCCTTATGGAATTAGCCCTGAGCAGTTTGTAAATATCTCAAATTTGCAAAGCGTGATCGCAAAAGCGTGGTTTAAGCGCATAGCTCCTCAAAAAGCCGATGATCTGTTTTTGTGTGCGCTTCTTCAGGATACGGGCAAAATTTTAATCTCCGATGAGGTCATAAGACGCGATGAGGTGATGTATTTTAAAGACGATATCGCTATGAGCTTTGATATAGGCGCGGTTGAGATGAATAACTTTAACACCACGAGTATTCTTATAACTGCCGATATTTTTGATCATTGGGGATTTGAGCCAAGCATCATAGAAAACATAAGACACTCAAACGATCCTAAAAATGCTCCTGATGAGTATAAACAAACGGCTTGGGCGCTTTATATCATAAGAACTCTTGCAAATCCAAAGCATCAACTAAGCGAGATAGCAACTCAAACGAGTCTAAATTTAGCTAAAGAAAACGGATTTGACGAGGAAATTTTAAAAGAGGTTATAAGCGAAATTCAAGATAAAATGTAA
- a CDS encoding DJ-1/PfpI family protein, which produces MQHINVLLFDDYTSLDAFGPLEVFSRLKQHYEIEYFSLYGGAVKSSVNSQILTRKLSEIKSHDILLVPGGFATRELINDEKFLSELRNLADMSKVVLSVCTGSVLLARAGVLKNKRATSNKSSWEFVTSASKEVEWMKLARWVKDGKFYTSSGVAAGIDMALGFVSEIHGLQTARDIAKLMEYIWNEDMNFDPFA; this is translated from the coding sequence ATGCAGCACATAAACGTCTTGCTTTTTGATGATTACACCAGTCTTGATGCTTTTGGACCGCTTGAAGTGTTTTCAAGGCTTAAGCAACACTATGAGATAGAGTATTTCTCTCTTTACGGCGGAGCGGTTAAAAGCTCCGTAAATTCTCAAATTTTAACTCGTAAATTAAGCGAAATAAAAAGCCATGACATCTTGCTCGTGCCGGGCGGATTTGCTACAAGAGAGCTTATAAACGATGAGAAATTTTTAAGCGAGTTAAGAAATTTAGCCGATATGAGCAAGGTTGTTTTAAGCGTGTGCACGGGGTCTGTTTTGTTAGCTCGTGCAGGAGTTTTAAAAAACAAAAGAGCCACTAGTAACAAATCATCTTGGGAATTTGTAACCTCTGCAAGCAAAGAAGTAGAGTGGATGAAGCTCGCTAGATGGGTTAAAGACGGCAAATTTTACACTTCAAGCGGAGTTGCTGCGGGAATTGATATGGCGCTTGGGTTTGTTTCTGAAATTCATGGCTTACAAACCGCACGTGATATTGCCAAATTAATGGAATACATCTGGAATGAAGATATGAATTTTGATCCTTTTGCGTGA
- a CDS encoding DNA alkylation repair protein, with translation MGKDKEVKEIQRKGARSISEIPSEILEKLNSGEIQTANLTEWLAVNQEILLANVLAQINKSEFLEQILAQVKSLKNKSANSVSKTIGAELFKIASVDKSEQILKALSTHRSDTVRCWAAYMTACDESLDISATLNAIKPFAADSHFGVREIAWLCVRGKVISNLDKSIEILSKFALDEDANIRRFASEITRPCGVWCEHISALKAEPWRALAILEPLKSDSSKYVQDSVANWLNDASKTQAEFVREICARWSEQSKSKQTAYIVKRALRTLNKNSGL, from the coding sequence GTGGGAAAAGATAAAGAGGTAAAAGAAATTCAGCGTAAAGGCGCAAGATCGATAAGCGAAATTCCAAGCGAGATCTTAGAAAAGCTAAATTCAGGCGAGATACAAACGGCAAATTTAACAGAGTGGCTCGCCGTAAATCAAGAAATTTTGCTTGCAAATGTGCTCGCACAAATAAACAAAAGCGAATTTTTAGAGCAAATTTTAGCTCAGGTTAAAAGCCTTAAAAACAAAAGCGCAAATTCCGTCAGCAAGACGATCGGCGCCGAGCTTTTTAAGATTGCAAGCGTGGATAAAAGCGAACAAATTTTAAAAGCTCTTAGCACACACAGATCTGATACGGTGAGGTGTTGGGCGGCTTATATGACGGCTTGCGATGAGAGCCTTGATATAAGCGCTACTCTTAACGCTATAAAGCCGTTTGCCGCGGACTCTCACTTTGGCGTTAGAGAGATCGCTTGGCTTTGTGTGCGAGGTAAGGTCATCTCAAATTTGGACAAAAGCATAGAAATTCTCTCAAAATTTGCACTTGATGAAGACGCTAATATCAGGCGATTTGCAAGCGAAATTACAAGACCGTGCGGAGTTTGGTGCGAGCATATATCGGCACTCAAAGCCGAGCCTTGGCGCGCACTAGCAATACTTGAGCCGCTTAAAAGCGATAGCTCAAAATATGTGCAAGATAGCGTGGCAAACTGGCTAAATGACGCGAGTAAAACGCAAGCTGAATTTGTGCGTGAAATTTGCGCTCGGTGGAGCGAGCAAAGCAAAAGCAAGCAGACTGCCTATATCGTAAAAAGAGCGCTTAGAACGCTAAATAAAAACTCAGGTCTTTAA
- a CDS encoding pyrimidine dimer DNA glycosylase/endonuclease V, producing MRLWTISPVYLDAKGLVALWREALLAKHVLNGLTKGYKNHPQLDRFYAHDNPKELINAYLQEVYDEASKRGYKFDKSKIDVFNSQNLSPVQVTSGQIEYEFAFLQDKLRVRDMAMYERNLRVSEVRIMSIFKAVNGDVEPWEKIKR from the coding sequence ATGAGACTTTGGACGATCAGTCCCGTTTATCTGGACGCAAAAGGTTTGGTAGCGCTATGGAGGGAGGCGCTTTTAGCAAAGCATGTTTTAAATGGGCTTACAAAGGGGTATAAAAACCATCCGCAACTTGATAGATTTTACGCGCATGACAATCCCAAAGAGCTTATAAATGCCTATTTGCAAGAGGTTTATGACGAGGCCTCAAAAAGAGGATATAAATTTGACAAAAGCAAGATAGACGTCTTTAACAGCCAGAATTTATCGCCGGTGCAAGTTACCAGCGGTCAGATAGAGTATGAATTTGCGTTTTTGCAAGATAAGCTAAGAGTGCGAGATATGGCGATGTATGAGCGAAATTTACGCGTGAGTGAAGTTAGGATAATGAGTATTTTTAAAGCTGTAAATGGAGATGTCGAGCCGTGGGAAAAGATAAAGAGGTAA
- a CDS encoding tetratricopeptide repeat protein, which produces MGLIYYSDVLDNKLAFKSFEEAAKLGEIKALAMVGIMYYRGQYVKRDYKTAVKYLSEAASKGDAFAQYHLAQCYKNSHGVAHDPNKVRELLEKSAKGGFEPAKKELGSD; this is translated from the coding sequence GTGGGATTAATTTATTATAGCGATGTGCTTGATAATAAGCTAGCATTTAAGAGCTTTGAAGAGGCTGCCAAGCTGGGCGAGATTAAAGCTTTGGCTATGGTAGGGATTATGTATTACCGAGGTCAGTATGTAAAAAGGGATTATAAAACTGCGGTTAAGTACTTAAGCGAAGCGGCGAGTAAAGGAGATGCTTTTGCCCAGTATCATCTAGCCCAGTGCTATAAAAACAGCCACGGTGTAGCTCATGATCCAAATAAGGTTCGCGAGCTTCTGGAAAAATCAGCCAAAGGCGGCTTTGAACCTGCTAAAAAAGAGCTTGGAAGCGATTGA
- a CDS encoding tetratricopeptide repeat protein, with translation MRRIINLALLSALAFSISLAQLPDDVYNKYLALDKEGKYKEAIAFLMPYAQQGDDVAQLNVGFIYAERLKDVGSAIKWYQMSAKAGNANAKYNMGLMYYNIFDDKLAFKSFEEAAKLGQVRAISMVGIMYYHGKHVKRDYKKAVKYLSDAANKGDAFAQYHLAQCYKNSHGVAHDPNKVRELLEKSAKGGFEPAKKELEIK, from the coding sequence ATGAGAAGGATTATAAATTTAGCGCTTTTATCCGCGCTTGCATTTTCGATAAGTTTGGCGCAACTGCCCGATGACGTATATAATAAGTATTTAGCGCTTGATAAGGAGGGCAAGTATAAGGAGGCGATCGCGTTTTTAATGCCATATGCACAGCAGGGAGATGATGTTGCGCAGTTGAATGTGGGCTTTATTTACGCTGAAAGGCTAAAAGACGTGGGCTCTGCGATAAAGTGGTATCAGATGTCGGCTAAAGCGGGGAATGCCAATGCTAAATACAATATGGGGCTGATGTATTATAATATCTTTGATGATAAGCTAGCGTTTAAGAGCTTTGAAGAGGCTGCTAAACTAGGTCAAGTTCGAGCTATAAGTATGGTCGGGATAATGTATTATCACGGTAAGCATGTAAAAAGAGACTATAAAAAAGCGGTCAAATACTTAAGTGATGCTGCTAATAAGGGCGATGCTTTTGCCCAGTATCATCTAGCTCAGTGCTATAAAAACAGCCACGGCGTAGCTCATGATCCAAATAAGGTTCGCGAGCTTCTGGAAAAATCAGCCAAAGGCGGCTTTGAACCTGCTAAAAAAGAGCTTGAAATCAAGTAG
- the uvrA gene encoding excinuclease ABC subunit UvrA: protein MNDTIKITGAREHNLKNINLEIPKNKLVVFTGLSGSGKSTLAFDTLYAEGQRRYIESLSAYARQFLDKVGKPDVDKIEGLTPAIAIDQKTTSKNPRSTVGTITEIYDYLRLLYARVGIQHCHQCGKPISKMSASDIINEISKLPKGAKVVIYAPLVREKKGTWADLIENLRAKGFVRAQIDGVMVRLDEEIELAKTKKHTIKVIVDRLVIDDENLQRLAQDVEKALSESYGEVEIEITNADELNLKEKFIHYSEHMACFDCKISFTPLEPLSFSFNSPKGACEHCDGLGIRYSLDMNKIIDEEKSVETGAIKLLYGYNMSYYYKFLLAFCEQNGIDVKKPYFELNEDEKRLVLYGNAKEVEFFWKRHKIARKFEGAVKISYDLLKDSKDFGEYMSERGCSECGGHRLRPQSLAVRVAGLGIGEILDMSIENCVAFFSDSSKFDYLSEQDGMIASPILKEINERLYFLYDVGLGYLSLGRDARTISGGEAQRIRIASQIGSGLSGVMYVLDEPSIGLHERDTLKLIKTLRNLQSKGNSVIVVEHDKKTIEEADFVVDIGPAAGKFGGEIIFSGDVKSLMQTNTSTALYLSGEKNINYQKNRKQEKWIEISNVNINNISNLSAKFPLRNLVGITGVSGSGKSSLILQTLLPEAQEQLNRARKVKKIAGVNLSGLENLDKVIYLDQSPIGRTPRSNPATYTGVMDEIRNLFAQTKEAKLRGYKIGRFSFNVKGGRCEKCQGEGEIKIEMHFLPDVMVVCDACNGSRYNAQTLEILYKGKSIADVLNMSIDEAIEFFKAVPKIYAKLKTLQDVGLGYITLGQNATTLSGGEAQRVKLSKELGRSDTGNTLYILDEPTTGLHFADVDRLTQVLHHLVELGNSVFVIEHNMDVIKNCDYIVDMGPEGGSKGGKIIASGSVKEVAKNHKKTGSYTGKFLAQELEDMKAKKIKK, encoded by the coding sequence ATGAACGATACAATAAAAATCACAGGTGCCCGCGAGCACAACTTAAAAAATATAAATTTAGAAATTCCAAAGAACAAATTAGTAGTTTTTACGGGGCTTTCGGGCTCGGGCAAGAGCACTCTGGCCTTTGATACGCTTTATGCCGAGGGACAAAGGCGTTATATCGAGAGTCTTTCTGCTTATGCAAGGCAGTTTTTGGATAAGGTCGGAAAGCCTGATGTGGATAAGATCGAAGGGCTAACGCCTGCAATCGCAATCGATCAAAAGACCACAAGCAAAAACCCTCGCTCTACGGTCGGCACGATAACCGAAATTTACGACTATCTAAGGTTGCTTTATGCACGCGTTGGCATTCAGCATTGTCATCAGTGCGGCAAGCCGATCTCAAAGATGAGTGCAAGCGATATCATAAACGAAATTTCAAAGCTTCCTAAGGGCGCTAAAGTAGTGATTTACGCTCCGCTTGTGCGAGAAAAAAAGGGAACTTGGGCGGACTTAATCGAAAATTTGCGCGCAAAAGGCTTCGTAAGAGCTCAAATAGACGGTGTGATGGTAAGGCTTGATGAGGAAATCGAGCTAGCTAAAACTAAAAAGCACACCATAAAAGTCATAGTTGATCGCTTGGTTATCGATGATGAAAACCTTCAGCGTCTGGCTCAAGACGTAGAGAAGGCTTTGAGCGAGAGTTACGGCGAAGTCGAGATCGAGATAACTAATGCCGACGAGTTAAATTTAAAAGAGAAATTTATACATTACAGCGAGCATATGGCTTGTTTTGATTGCAAAATTTCATTTACTCCGCTAGAGCCGCTTAGTTTTAGTTTCAACTCTCCAAAAGGAGCTTGCGAGCATTGCGACGGGCTTGGAATTCGCTACAGCCTTGATATGAATAAGATAATAGACGAGGAAAAAAGCGTAGAAACCGGCGCTATCAAGCTACTTTACGGTTACAATATGAGCTATTATTATAAATTTCTGCTTGCATTTTGCGAACAAAACGGCATTGACGTGAAAAAGCCATATTTTGAGCTAAACGAAGATGAAAAGCGACTTGTGCTTTACGGCAACGCAAAAGAGGTTGAGTTTTTCTGGAAAAGACACAAGATAGCGCGTAAATTTGAAGGTGCAGTAAAGATTAGCTACGATTTATTAAAAGACTCCAAGGATTTTGGCGAGTATATGAGCGAAAGAGGCTGCTCCGAGTGCGGCGGACACAGGCTTAGACCGCAATCTTTAGCCGTGCGTGTAGCGGGACTTGGGATCGGTGAAATTTTGGATATGAGTATAGAAAATTGCGTTGCGTTTTTCTCAGACTCTAGCAAATTTGACTACCTAAGCGAGCAAGATGGCATGATAGCTTCGCCTATCTTAAAAGAGATAAACGAGCGACTTTATTTTCTTTACGACGTGGGGCTTGGCTATCTCTCGCTTGGGCGGGACGCGCGCACTATTAGTGGCGGAGAAGCGCAAAGAATTCGTATCGCAAGCCAGATAGGAAGCGGACTAAGCGGCGTTATGTACGTGCTTGATGAGCCAAGTATCGGACTTCATGAAAGAGATACATTAAAGCTTATCAAAACTCTTAGAAATTTGCAGTCAAAAGGCAACTCCGTAATCGTGGTAGAGCATGATAAAAAGACGATAGAGGAGGCTGATTTTGTAGTTGATATCGGTCCTGCAGCGGGTAAATTCGGAGGCGAGATTATATTTAGTGGTGATGTAAAAAGCCTTATGCAAACCAACACCTCAACAGCTTTATATCTAAGCGGCGAGAAAAATATCAATTATCAAAAAAATAGAAAGCAAGAGAAGTGGATAGAAATTTCAAACGTAAATATCAACAATATCTCAAATTTAAGCGCCAAATTTCCGCTTAGAAATTTAGTCGGTATTACGGGCGTTTCGGGGTCGGGCAAAAGCTCGCTCATACTTCAAACCCTGCTTCCTGAAGCACAAGAGCAGCTAAATAGAGCTAGAAAAGTTAAAAAGATAGCGGGCGTGAATTTAAGCGGACTTGAAAATTTAGATAAAGTTATCTACCTTGACCAAAGCCCGATAGGCCGCACGCCACGCTCAAATCCTGCGACATATACGGGCGTGATGGACGAGATAAGAAATCTCTTTGCACAGACTAAGGAAGCAAAGCTTAGAGGCTATAAGATCGGGCGCTTTAGCTTTAACGTCAAGGGCGGCAGGTGTGAGAAGTGCCAAGGTGAGGGCGAGATAAAGATAGAGATGCACTTTTTGCCTGATGTGATGGTGGTTTGTGATGCTTGTAACGGCTCCAGATATAATGCTCAGACGCTAGAAATTTTATACAAAGGCAAGAGTATTGCAGATGTGCTAAATATGAGTATCGATGAGGCGATAGAGTTTTTTAAAGCGGTTCCTAAAATTTACGCTAAGCTTAAAACTCTGCAAGACGTCGGGCTTGGCTACATCACGCTTGGACAAAACGCAACTACGCTAAGCGGCGGCGAAGCTCAGCGCGTGAAGCTCTCAAAGGAGCTTGGTAGAAGCGATACGGGAAATACGCTTTATATACTTGATGAGCCTACTACGGGGCTTCACTTTGCCGATGTCGATCGCCTTACGCAAGTGCTTCATCATCTAGTCGAGCTTGGAAATTCGGTATTTGTGATCGAGCATAATATGGACGTGATTAAAAATTGCGATTATATCGTTGATATGGGACCTGAAGGCGGTAGTAAGGGCGGTAAAATCATCGCTAGCGGAAGCGTAAAAGAGGTAGCTAAAAATCACAAAAAAACAGGCTCTTACACGGGTAAATTTTTAGCCCAGGAGCTTGAGGATATGAAGGCTAAAAAAATAAAAAAATGA
- a CDS encoding class I SAM-dependent methyltransferase, with protein MKEIQNSYDNLPYFSSAFAECSPLRMEAVASFLSFAPPSSKSAKVLEIGCSYGGNLFPFAIANPDAKVVGIDLSEVQINKAKELAKQMRVDNIKFIQKDICELSDEDVKEFGEFDYIICHGVYSWVPDAVKDAILKSIKRLLSKNGIAYVSYNVYPGWKIKDIIRDFLIFGTKDLKDESEIVKANKAKELLTVFKEYMKFCSQDGVKADFMNAKLLLEHIEGIEKVKSDSYIVHEYLEIFNNPIYFKDFAKNLDDNKLAYLTDINLDDVFKADLGLEGFDEYINANFRNRIDKEQAIDFFTNKVFRKSLIVHKELIGEDFHVDIGPSELSKLHLVARFTKDKDGNYVSITNQQMKSNYNWLYQVFSEVFPASINFAQVAELLKDNENSLKSAYMGFMEILSADCALFSLHEKPKIVYEHGKTRLKERIRGYFEYFSAEDNPVIMNANEFNNMLDLSNFDAFIALKFNGKNTIEDIINQTAKFAKEKRLSFAGVKNSSAIKVNDKKEFEKLVNTYISDLEQKLINSYMFEEF; from the coding sequence ATGAAAGAAATTCAAAATTCATATGACAATCTCCCCTATTTTTCAAGCGCATTTGCGGAATGCTCTCCACTAAGGATGGAAGCTGTAGCTTCGTTTTTATCATTTGCTCCGCCAAGCAGCAAAAGCGCAAAAGTCCTAGAGATAGGGTGTAGCTATGGCGGGAATTTGTTTCCTTTTGCTATAGCAAATCCGGACGCTAAAGTTGTCGGCATAGATCTAAGCGAAGTTCAGATAAATAAAGCAAAAGAGCTTGCAAAACAGATGCGTGTGGATAATATAAAATTTATCCAAAAGGATATCTGCGAGTTAAGCGATGAGGATGTAAAAGAATTTGGCGAATTTGACTATATCATCTGCCATGGAGTTTACAGCTGGGTTCCTGATGCGGTAAAAGACGCGATACTAAAAAGCATCAAGAGGCTTCTTAGTAAAAACGGTATCGCCTATGTAAGCTATAACGTCTATCCGGGCTGGAAGATAAAAGATATCATCAGGGATTTTTTGATATTTGGCACAAAGGACTTAAAAGATGAAAGCGAGATAGTAAAGGCAAACAAGGCAAAGGAGCTTTTAACGGTTTTTAAAGAGTATATGAAATTTTGCTCTCAAGACGGTGTGAAAGCGGATTTTATGAATGCAAAGCTGCTGCTTGAGCACATTGAAGGAATAGAGAAAGTAAAATCAGACTCCTACATAGTGCATGAATACTTAGAAATTTTTAACAACCCTATATATTTTAAAGATTTTGCAAAAAATCTTGACGATAATAAGCTTGCTTACCTAACGGATATAAATCTTGATGACGTGTTTAAGGCTGATCTTGGACTGGAAGGCTTTGATGAGTATATCAATGCAAATTTCAGAAACAGGATAGATAAAGAGCAGGCTATTGATTTTTTCACGAATAAGGTATTTAGAAAAAGTCTCATCGTGCACAAAGAGCTAATAGGAGAGGATTTTCACGTAGATATAGGTCCTAGCGAACTTAGTAAACTGCATCTGGTTGCAAGATTTACCAAAGACAAAGACGGCAATTACGTAAGTATCACAAATCAACAGATGAAATCAAACTACAACTGGTTATATCAAGTATTTAGCGAAGTATTTCCGGCAAGTATAAATTTCGCTCAAGTTGCCGAGCTTTTAAAAGACAATGAAAACTCTCTTAAGTCCGCATATATGGGCTTTATGGAAATTTTATCCGCCGATTGCGCGTTATTTAGCCTTCATGAAAAGCCAAAGATAGTCTATGAGCACGGTAAAACCAGGCTAAAAGAGCGCATTAGAGGATATTTTGAATATTTTAGCGCAGAAGATAATCCTGTAATAATGAATGCCAATGAGTTTAACAATATGCTGGATTTATCAAATTTCGATGCATTTATAGCGCTTAAATTTAACGGCAAAAATACAATCGAAGATATTATAAACCAAACCGCAAAATTTGCCAAAGAAAAAAGATTGTCCTTTGCAGGAGTAAAAAACTCATCTGCTATTAAAGTAAACGATAAAAAAGAATTTGAAAAACTAGTCAATACTTACATAAGCGATCTGGAGCAAAAATTAATTAATTCTTATATGTTTGAAGAGTTTTAA
- a CDS encoding dihydroneopterin aldolase, with protein sequence MEFLQLLLVLIAMIIIIKKPEKENLAFGLVVASWLFMIIMYIGAKSSNLLTHMNL encoded by the coding sequence ATGGAATTTTTACAACTTTTGTTGGTTTTAATCGCGATGATAATCATCATTAAAAAACCAGAAAAAGAAAATCTAGCTTTCGGTCTTGTCGTCGCCTCATGGCTATTTATGATCATTATGTATATAGGTGCAAAATCAAGCAACCTACTTACACATATGAACTTATAA
- a CDS encoding disulfide bond formation protein B has product MYELKKTKFFYALMCLAGFLIILLPVGIANLYFGYVLKDSPCVLCWGQREAMIFIGVIALFIVRYGIKARYMAMLLIMTAFGLWQSLAHFGNHAHRDLDQGFGLAVFGIHTYFWAEIVFWAVVLLLGVIFFFAPKFSSFEHELSSQKVRKFTKLTQWAFLIATFIIASNVFQAFVGTGIPPYYGQGDPVRFTLNPKYIIWDSSGLNSNWEKISFLGKRDVKAPDYAFATASQKLGIKFDNDSNNAPLNIDENVQIASKKELEFSKPINSLDFIRGEFVASSKWEVFFMDENFKVTSDFEIDPYFSATVDPIIGVIPFMDDKFMLMGSNKTLLRFAKNPNADEALQYADFVRGNDKFEGQGKGLGRGRIDTVRAKFHHIASMTTDGKYAYLATVPNNKDQKKFVISKVMLSDRTLSGEFTPSANLKDGKTLGDLYVTSMTYKDGLIYAISKNHNVIAVIDPKAEEVIKTIAFPSEIKNARSIFFKDGVMNILSYQDGKNTLFTLN; this is encoded by the coding sequence ATGTATGAGTTAAAAAAGACGAAATTTTTCTATGCGTTGATGTGCCTTGCGGGTTTTTTAATTATTTTGCTTCCTGTAGGAATTGCAAATTTGTACTTTGGCTATGTACTTAAAGATAGCCCTTGCGTACTTTGCTGGGGCCAAAGAGAGGCAATGATATTTATAGGCGTTATAGCGCTATTTATTGTTCGCTACGGAATAAAAGCAAGATATATGGCTATGCTTTTAATTATGACTGCATTTGGTCTGTGGCAATCTCTTGCACACTTTGGCAATCATGCCCACAGAGATCTTGATCAAGGATTTGGACTAGCAGTATTTGGCATACATACATATTTTTGGGCCGAAATAGTGTTTTGGGCAGTTGTGCTTTTGCTTGGTGTAATTTTCTTTTTTGCGCCTAAATTTAGTTCATTTGAACATGAATTAAGCAGTCAAAAAGTAAGAAAATTTACTAAACTTACCCAATGGGCATTTTTAATAGCAACTTTCATTATCGCCTCAAATGTATTTCAAGCCTTTGTAGGAACGGGTATACCTCCATACTACGGACAAGGCGATCCTGTCAGATTTACCTTAAATCCAAAATATATTATTTGGGACAGTAGTGGACTTAATAGCAATTGGGAAAAAATTTCGTTTTTAGGAAAAAGAGACGTCAAAGCACCTGATTACGCATTTGCTACTGCTAGCCAAAAGCTTGGCATAAAATTTGACAACGACTCAAACAATGCGCCTCTTAATATCGACGAAAATGTCCAAATAGCTTCCAAAAAAGAGCTTGAGTTTAGTAAGCCTATAAATTCGCTTGATTTCATTCGCGGTGAATTTGTGGCAAGTTCAAAATGGGAAGTATTCTTTATGGACGAAAATTTCAAAGTTACGAGCGATTTTGAGATAGATCCTTACTTCTCGGCAACAGTAGATCCTATCATAGGCGTGATACCTTTTATGGATGATAAGTTTATGCTAATGGGCTCAAACAAAACTCTTTTAAGATTTGCTAAAAATCCAAACGCAGACGAAGCGCTTCAGTATGCGGATTTCGTAAGAGGAAACGATAAATTTGAAGGTCAAGGCAAAGGCTTAGGACGCGGAAGAATTGATACTGTAAGAGCCAAATTTCATCACATCGCAAGTATGACAACGGACGGCAAATACGCATATCTTGCGACAGTTCCGAACAACAAAGATCAGAAGAAATTCGTTATATCAAAAGTTATGCTAAGCGATCGCACGCTTTCAGGGGAATTTACACCGAGTGCAAATTTAAAGGATGGCAAAACCCTTGGCGATCTTTACGTAACATCAATGACTTATAAAGACGGGCTAATCTACGCGATTAGCAAAAATCACAACGTTATCGCGGTAATCGATCCAAAAGCCGAAGAGGTGATAAAAACCATAGCCTTTCCAAGCGAGATCAAAAATGCAAGAAGCATATTCTTTAAAGACGGCGTGATGAATATCTTAAGCTATCAAGATGGTAAAAACACGCTGTTTACGCTAAATTAA
- a CDS encoding sulfite exporter TauE/SafE family protein: MLKFAKRLKMFIGYVFLGVLVGFVSGFFGIGGGAVVVPAMILLGYDIKYAIGVSIMQMVFSSIFGSFVNLRSKMLDLKPALVLGLGGFCGALSSGFIVSHFSSKFLLGALITAQMINLTKLLTSPLEPKGEQNSSQILLFAIGLITGAVAISVGIGGSVFVMPALIGFLNYDIKKAVSTGLFFVVFSSTAGFISLASHGLVHYDIGVTIGIGSLFGVYFGVKTSHAIDKKKQKYWMIALITTILVITIRKFLVA; this comes from the coding sequence ATGCTAAAATTTGCCAAAAGGTTAAAGATGTTTATCGGATATGTTTTTTTGGGCGTTTTAGTCGGTTTTGTTTCGGGATTTTTCGGTATCGGAGGCGGTGCGGTAGTCGTGCCTGCGATGATACTTTTGGGATACGATATCAAATACGCAATCGGTGTTAGCATAATGCAGATGGTTTTTAGCTCCATCTTTGGTTCGTTTGTAAATTTACGCTCCAAGATGCTTGATTTAAAGCCTGCTTTGGTGCTTGGGCTCGGGGGATTTTGCGGTGCGCTTAGCAGCGGATTTATAGTCTCTCACTTTTCGTCTAAATTTCTACTTGGAGCGCTTATTACCGCTCAGATGATAAATTTAACCAAGCTTTTAACTAGCCCGCTTGAGCCAAAAGGAGAGCAAAACAGCTCGCAAATTTTACTGTTTGCCATAGGGCTTATCACGGGAGCGGTTGCTATTAGCGTTGGTATCGGCGGATCGGTTTTTGTTATGCCAGCACTTATCGGCTTTTTAAATTATGATATCAAAAAAGCAGTCAGCACCGGGCTATTTTTCGTAGTGTTTAGCTCAACTGCGGGCTTTATCAGCCTTGCTTCGCATGGGCTGGTTCATTACGATATAGGTGTTACTATCGGAATTGGCTCTTTGTTTGGGGTGTATTTTGGCGTAAAGACATCACACGCCATAGATAAAAAGAAACAAAAATACTGGATGATCGCTCTTATAACGACCATCCTTGTAATTACGATTAGAAAATTTCTAGTCGCTTAA